A window of Populus trichocarpa isolate Nisqually-1 chromosome 17, P.trichocarpa_v4.1, whole genome shotgun sequence genomic DNA:
GCGGATTAATACAATGACGATCAGTGATAAAGCGTCTCTTGATCTCTGGCATCAGCGACTGGGGCATCCTTCTCTACGAATAACAAAGTTAGTTCCCGAAGTTAATTCTAGCAACCAGGAAAAcagtttgaataaaaattgtgaTGTTTGTCAAAGAGCAAAACAGCAGAGAGATAAATTTTTTGTTAGCGAAAACAAGACCTTGGGTATTTTTGACCTGATTCATTGTGATTTATGGGGACCATATAGAACAGTTTCTTCATGTGGTGCTTCgtattttttaactattgttgatgatttctctcGTGCTGTATGGATTTATTTGCTTGTTGACAAGACAGAGGTATCTAGTATGCTTAAAAGATTTTTTGCCATGGTTGAGAGACAATTTGCTCGGAAAGTCAAAATTTTCCGAAGCGATAACGGGACAGAATTTACATGTCTGAAATCATATTTCTTTGATCAAGGAATTATTTTTCAGACTTCTTGTACAGgcactccacaacaaaatgggcGTGTGGAGAGAAAACATCAACATATTTTGAATGTAGCTCGCGCTCTGCGATTTCAAGGTTCTCTTCCAATTAAATTTTGGGGCGAGTGTGTATTGACTGCTGGGTACTTAATCAATAGGACCCCTTCCTTGATCTTGGATGGAAAAACACCATATCGCGTCTTACATGGGGTGGAACCATCTTATAAACACTTACGTGTTTTTGGGTCTTTGTGTTATGCACATGAGAAAACGGGGGATAAAATGGCAAGTAGAAGTCGTCGGtgtatttttgttggttatCCCTATGGCAAGAAGGGATGGCGCCTGTATGATTTGGAAAGACAGGATTTTTTTGTCTCTAGGGATGTTGTGTTCTCAGAAGATGTCTTTCCTTTTGCTCAAACTACTGATGGGCCTTCCACTACCGATATGGCTCTCACCACTTCTGACGAGGCCCACGATCTTATACCCAAGGATATGCTGGAGTTAGATCATTCCTCTTCTGAGCCACTTCCAACTATTGCTCCATCGACTTCTCCTCCTCTAGCAGAAGAAGAGGTCAATCTATTGGGGAGAGGACATCGCCAGCGGTATCCCTCCGTCCGACTCCATGAGTATGTCACCAACACCATTCAACTGAGTCCATCTCGCTCGCCACTCGACCCACTGCATCCTTCAGGTACACCCTATCCTTTAGCACATTATGTGAATTGTGACAAATTTTCTATGCGACATAGACATTTTCTTGCAGTCATCACAGCTGCGCGGGAACCCATGTCATATTCGGAGGCAGTCAGAAACAAAGGTTGGAGAGATGCCATGCAACGTGAAATTTCCGCACTCGAAAATAATGAGACCTGGGTTGTTCAGAGTCTACCGGCGGGGAAGAAAGCTTTGGGATGTAAGTGGGTGTACAAGATCAAATATAATTCTGATGGTACTATTGAGCGATTGAAGGCTCGCCTAGTCATTTTAGGCAATCATCAGACTGAAGGTCTTGATTACACGGAAACCTTTGCGCCTGTCGCAAAAATGGTTACCGTACGGGTATTTCTTGTTGTGGCCGCCGCGAAGAATTGGGCAGTCCATCAGATGGATGTTCATAATGTATTTTTGCATGGTGATCTTCAGGAGGAAGTTTACATGAAATTTCCGCCTGGTTTTCGCGTCGGGACAACTGGGGCAGTTTGCAAACTTCGAAAGTCGCTTTATGGGTTGAAACAGGCTCCTCGGTGCTGGTTTGCTAAACTCTCAACCGCCTTGACGAGCTATGGTTTCCAGCAATCTTATTCCGACTACTCATTATTCACATATCTGCAGGGGGAAGTACAACTTAGTGTTcttgtgtatgttgatgatcttATCATCGCTGGCAATCGTCCGGGTGATATACAGACATTCAAAGATTATCTCAGTGCTTGCTTTCACATGAAAGATCTTGGCtgtctaaaatattttttgggaatTGAAGTGGCGCGCAATCCTGCTGGTTTTGTTCTTTGTCAACGCAAATATGCACTTGACATTATTTCGGAGGCCGGTTTACTAGGGGCTCGACCAGCAGCTGTTCCTTTAGAACAAAATCATCGCCTTGCTTTGTCTACTAGTACAGCATTAGCCGATCCAGAACAATATCGTCGCCTGGTAGGACGATTGATTTATCTTTGCTTCACTCGACCCGAACTATCTTATAGTGTGCATATTCTATCCCAATTCATGCAATGCCCACGGGAGGCACACTGGGAAGCTGCTCTGCGGGTGGTCCGGTATCTTAAGGGTAATCCGGGTCAAGGAGTATTTCTTAGTAGTGAAAGTGATCTGCGGCTACACGGGTGGTGTGATGCCGATTGGGCCGGTTGCCCCCTTACTCGACGATCACTTACTGGCTGGATAGTTTTTCTTGGTAATTCACCGGTATCTTGGAAAACCAAGAAACAACACATTGTCTCCCGCTCCTCCGCCGAAGCAGAATACCGATCTATGGCCATGACGACGTGTGAGTTGACTTGGCTTAAAGCTTTACTGGAAAGTCTTGGCATGTCTCATCCGACTCCTATGTCCCTTCATTATGATAGTCAATCGGCCCTTCATATGTCGCAAAATCCTGTGTTTCACGAGCGCACTAAGCATATTGAGGTTGACTGTCATTTTATACGTGATGCCATTGTGGCTGGGAGTATTACGACTAAATTCGTTACGTCGTCATTACAACTTGTCGATATATTCACAAAAGCCTTGGGAAAGCAacaatatgaatttttattgcGCAAGTTGGGCATCCGAGACCTTCATGCTCCAACTTGAGGGGGGGTATTATGGAATATCTAAATATGGGATGAGCTGATTGTAATATTATCCTATTATGGAATGTGAATATTCTTAGGCATGTATTTAGGCATTAATTGTGGACATTTAGGGATTATAAAACCCTAATACAATACACGCAGACCTTAAGGGTTTTTGGAGCTGCAACATCCCTTCTCTACTGTTTTATTATTCCATTGTTTTATCACTAGCTCAAACAAGAACATAGgttctatttctctcttctttttttatggaaaaaaaacaattctgagTTTGATATGTCTCTAATGACTGTCAGCATGCATCAAGACAAAGCCAAAGCTAGGGTTGTTAAcagatttgatcttcatataTGATACAAACCATGCAAGTACGTACGAACGATGGTTTGTGTCACCTTCAtaaaatatttctctttttcatacaactttttaattaaacatgggattcataattaatatattttagtgcCACTAGTTTGGTATTTCCTTGACTCACATGGCGTTAATTAGCTGTTTATTCAACTCAAATTTGAGATTGAatctaattaaaattgtttatttcatataatattgatgactaataattaatatagtaaaattagaggtaataattaaaagtaaacaaaaattatatattgtgaGACATCGGGAAGTAATAAACTATGGTTTTAAATAGATcgcctctctctctcaaaatataattgaacttcaaaaaaaaacaccaatattaaaatgaaaacaaaatattaatataagagAAGCCTCGTACGtagttgttatattttatttttcattggaaAAGGATAAATAGAAGAAATTACGTCCATTAAGCTTAATAAAATTACGTATTAAATCACCCAGTGCacatcatttttcaatttttaattaaatatggaaTTCGAAGTTCAAAGACGAGATAGAGCAAGAACTTGTTCATGGCCCTGAGCATATCCTGTTACTACTGTATTGACTTGACCGGAAGCTGAAGGTTGGCTGTGTCCAGTAATTTTCTTGCTTGGCAATATCTCATGCATTGACAACAAAATTCTGCGCCAAAGCCCTTAACTGGATCTTCAGAACTTTTCCTGTTGAGGTTTTTGGTAACTCAGCCATGAATTCCACTCTCTTTGGAACCGTAAAACGGGGAAGGTTTTTCTTGCAGTAAGCGATAATATCAGATTCTTTGACATCGTTCGTGTCTCCGCTGGAGTTCTTTTTCACTGAGATGAATGCACAAGGACTTTCTCCCCATCTAGGATGTGGCATGGCCACCACAGCTGCTTCCAGGACTCTTGGATGTCTGTAGAGTACAGACTCCAATTCTACACTGCTGATATTTTCACCACCAGAAATTATCACATCTTTTGACCTGTCCTTGATTTCCAGGTAACCATCAGGATGAATGACACCAACATCTCCAGTAGCTAACCATCCATTCCTGAAGGCCTTGGAAGTTGCCTCCGGATCCTTGAAGTAACCTTTCATGATGCTGCTTCCTCTCAGGACAATCTCCCCCATTGTCTTTCCATCACGCGGCACGCTAACCATGGTGTCCAAGTCCTTGACGTCTGCATCAGCAAGAGTCAGTATGCTAATCCCTTGCCTCGCCTTGAGTTTTGCCTGATCCTGCTGTGGAAGCTTGTTCCACTTTTTCTGCCATTCACACACAAGTGCTGGACCAGTAGCCTCGGTAAGACCATAGGCATGCGTCACGTGGAATCCGAGACGTTCGATCTTTTGGAGCAACGAGGCTGGTGGGGGTGCCCCTCCTGTGAGTATTTCAACCGGGGAAGTGATTTCGCGGCGCTCATGAGGCCTGGCCTCAAGCAGAATGTTGAAAACAATTGGTGCACAGCACATGTGAGTCACCGCATGTTCGGCAATGTTATTGTACATGTCTTTAGCACTGGTGTTGCGTAGGCAAACGTTGGTTCCGCCTCGTGCCGCGACACCCCAAGTGAATGTCCAGCCATTGCAATGGAACATAGGGAGAGACCATAGATAAACAGGTGCATTTCCCATTTCCCATCCAAGAATTAGGCTAAGAGAGCTAAGATAAGCACCTCTGTGACTATACACAACTCCTTTCGGAGCAGATGTTGTTCCTGATGTATAATTCAAGGCTATAGGATCCCATTCATCTTGAACTAGCTCATCAGTGTATCCTGGATTGCCCCTCTGGACAAGCTGTTCATACTCCAGCTGGCCGAACTGGACACCGGTAGGTGTGTCGATGTCGTCAATACAAGCAATAATTGATGGTACAGCACCATCCAGGAAACTAAGGGCCTTACTTGCTAACTCCTTGTATTGATAATCCACAAAGAAAACCTTAGCCCCTGAATGGCTAAGAATGGTGGCTATATTCCTAGCGTCTAGCCTTGTGTTGATAGT
This region includes:
- the LOC18106559 gene encoding LOW QUALITY PROTEIN: trans-cinnamate:CoA ligase, peroxisomal-like (The sequence of the model RefSeq protein was modified relative to this genomic sequence to represent the inferred CDS: deleted 1 base in 1 codon); amino-acid sequence: MDQLLKCDANYVPLTPITFLKRANAVYANRTSVIYEGTRFTWSQTYERCCRLADSLRSLNVGKNDVVSVLAPNIPAVYEMHFAVPMAGAVLNTINTRLDARNIATILSHSGAKVFFVDYQYKELASKALSFLDGAVPSIIACIDDIDTPTGVQFGQLEYEQLVQRGNPGYTDELVQDEWDPIALNYTSGTTSAPKGVVYSHRGAYLSSLSLILGWEMGNAPVYLWSLPMFHCNGWTFTWGVAARGGTNVCLRNTSAKDMYNNIAEHAVTHMCCAPIVFNILLEARPHERREITSPVEILTGGAPPPASLLQKIERLGFHVTHAYGLTEATGPALVCEWQKKWNKLPQQDQAKLKARQGISILTLADADVKDLDTMVSVPRDGKTMGEIVLRGSSIMKGYFKDPEATSKAFRNGWLATGDVGVIHPDGYLEIKDRSKDVIISGGENISSVELESVLYRHPRVLEAAVVAMPHPRWGESPCAFISVKKNSSGDTNDVKESDIIAYCKKNLPRFTVPKRVEFMAELPKTSTGKVLKIQLRALAQNFVVNAEILPSKKITGHSQPSASGQVNTVVTGYAQGHEQVLALSRL